Part of the Myxococcus fulvus genome, GGCGTTCAGCGGCCTGGAGCTGGTGGACGTGAAGCTGGAGAAGCCCAAGAAGAAGAAGCTCAAGAAGGGCGAGGAGCCGGAGCCGGAGCGCATGGTGGCCCGCCTCATCTGGACGGAGCCCGAGCCCGCGCCGACGGCGACCTACGAGTTCCAGTTCGGCAAGCCGCGCAAGCGCGAGCGCGTGGAGGTCGTCGCCATCCTCCAGGACAAGCAGTACGTGGACCTCAACAAGCTGCTCAAGGGCAACACCGTCCTCGTGCGCGGGCGCTTCTGGGAGTACAAGAAGGGCCTGTCGTCCATCGAGCTGCGAGACGCGCTCCTCTTCCAGGAGCGGGACTGGGCGCGCATCGGCGGGCTCGTGGAGCCCATGGCGCTGGCCTCCTGCCCCCTGGCCGTCAATGACCTGACGGGCATCGCCCCGGCACAGCCCGGCGCGTTCGGCTCGAAGCCGCGCTGAAGCCCATCCCACGCCAGAGCCTGGACCTCCATCGGTCGGGACGGTGACGCCTCCGTCCCGCCAGCAGTGCCCCTGGCATGACCGCTGCTTCGTGTCGCCCCCGCACTCCAGCGAGGGATGACATGAAGGTCGACACCGACGCCTCCACCGACAGCGGTACCTCCACCCGACGGTCCGCCGACGGCGAGCGCTTCCAGCGAGCCCTCCAGGAGTCCGCACCCCGGCGTCCCCCGGCCCGACCCGCTCCCGGCGAGCCCAAAGCGTCCGTGGAGGTGAAGGCGCGTCCGCTGAGTCTTCCCCTCGGAGCCCGGAGCCTCTCCACCGTCCGGACCACCACCACCGTGCTCGCGACCTCCCGCGGCGTACTGGCCAGTCCTGAGCGGCTGGGCATGGCCCGACAGGCGATGCACGTCGAGTCCTATCGACTCGGCACGGTGCGGAGTGAAGCGCAGGGGGTGAACCAGGAGCGCACCGAGCAGCGCCTCACGGAGCTCGTCGTCCGGGAGGTCTCCCGTCAGGCGGCCCACTTCCCCACGACGCGCGAGTCGAGCAGTCCCAGGACCGAGCCCGTCCCCGTGGACAGCTCCCGTCCGGTCCCTACCCAGGAGGGCACGCTTCCGGAGGCGCGGCAGTCGGCCTCGGCTTCGACGGGAGCAAGCCCACCCGAGCCACCGAGCCGTGTCGAGTCGACCCTGGAGGTCATCGAGCGCATCGAGGTCCTGGTGAAGTCACAGCGCCCCGCGTTGAGCCTCAGCGTCCGCGGCAGCCTGCACGCCACGGTGGAGGTGGAGCGGACGGGGCCTCGTGAAGTCGCGCTGCGCATCCAGGGACACCAGGGGCCGGTCCCCGACACGGAGCTCACCCGACTGCGTGATGCCCTGGAGGCACGCGGGCTCCGGCTGCGTTCGCTGAGCGCGGGCTGAATGAGGCGCCCCGCAACGACGAAGGCCCTCGCGCCGGAAACAGGCGGGAGGGCCTTCTCGAGACACACGGGCGCGACAGGCGCCAGCGGACTACTTGCCGCCGGGCGCGTCGTTCAGGAGGGAGCGCTTGTCCTCCTTGTCCTTGTACTCCTCGGCCTCGGGGAGGGACGCCTTCTTCTCCGCGATGTTGGGCCACTTGGACGAGAAGTCCGCGTTCAGCGCCTTGTACTCCTTCCACTTCGCGGGGAGCTCGGTCTCCGGGAAGATGGCCTTGGTGGGGCACACGGGCTCGCACGCGCCACAGTCGATGCACTCGTCCGGGTGGATGACCAGGAAGTTCGCACCCTCGTAGAAACAGTTGACCGGGCAGACCTCGACACAGTCTGTGTACTTGCACTTGATGCAAGGGTCCGCGACGACGTAGGCCATGAAAGCTCTCCTCTAGAAATCTTCAGCGCGTCCGTGGGCGCGCAGATTAATGGTTCGTTACAGGGATGGCACCCTGAATTTGTGCCACCTGTCCGACGCGCGGCGGAGTCAGCCGAGCAACCCCTGGGCCCGCAGCTGCTCGGCCACCAGGATGGACCCGCGCGCCGCTCCCATCTTCGTATTGTGGGAGACGAGCACGTACTTGAAGCCGTTCTCCAGGACACCATCCTCGCGCACGCGACCGACGGTGGTGGCCATGCCTCCGTGGGTCTCCCTGTCCAACCGGGGCTGGGGACGGAACGGGTCGTCCAGCACCTCGATCCACCGAGGGGGCGAGGACGGCAGGTCACGGGCCACCTCGGCGCCGCGCCACTCGCGCATCGCCTGGGTGACCTCGGCCACCGTGGCCTGGGTGCCCAGCGAGACGAAGACGGATTCGGTGTGGCCCTCCATCACGGCCACGCGGGTGCAGGTGCAGGAGACCCGGATGTCGTGGGGCGTGAGGGCGGAGCCGCCCGCGCCCAACGCGCCGAGGATCTTCTTCGTCTCCACCTCGACCTTGTGCTCCTCCTTGGGGATGTAGGGGATGACGTTGTCGAGGATGTCCATGCCGATGACGCCCGGCGAGCGGCCGGCGCCGGACATGGCCTGCAGGCTGGTCATCAGCACGGCCTTCACGCCGAAGCGCTCGACGAGCGGCGCGAGCGTCACGGCCAGGCCCGTGGTGGTGCAGTTGGGGCTGGGGACGATGAAGCCCTTCCAGCCTCG contains:
- the fdxA gene encoding ferredoxin FdxA, which translates into the protein MAYVVADPCIKCKYTDCVEVCPVNCFYEGANFLVIHPDECIDCGACEPVCPTKAIFPETELPAKWKEYKALNADFSSKWPNIAEKKASLPEAEEYKDKEDKRSLLNDAPGGK
- the asd gene encoding aspartate-semialdehyde dehydrogenase, coding for MAKLRAALIGATGLAGQQFIAALRNHPFIELTGLAASPRSAGKSYGDALRTANGMTAWFVSEPLSPEIARMQVISGDALQAKDYDLVFSAVEADVAKELEPRLARDIPVFSAASAFRYEDDVPLLIPPVNASHAPLVREQQRRRGWKGFIVPSPNCTTTGLAVTLAPLVERFGVKAVLMTSLQAMSGAGRSPGVIGMDILDNVIPYIPKEEHKVEVETKKILGALGAGGSALTPHDIRVSCTCTRVAVMEGHTESVFVSLGTQATVAEVTQAMREWRGAEVARDLPSSPPRWIEVLDDPFRPQPRLDRETHGGMATTVGRVREDGVLENGFKYVLVSHNTKMGAARGSILVAEQLRAQGLLG